CGCACGTGGACGACGCGATCATGCGCGTGTGCGACGTGCTGCTCGCGTTTCCGAGCCTCGTCCTCGCCTTGGCCCTGGGCGCCGCGCTGGGGCCCGGCCTGTGGAAGGCGGTGCTCGCCGTGGCGATCACGAGCATCGCCGGCTATGCGCGGCTGGCCCGCGGTTCGACGCTCGTCGGCCGCGAGGAAACGTACGTGGAAGCCGCCCGCGCCCAGGGCGCGTCCGATGTGCGGATCCTTTGGCGGTACGTTTTTCCGAACATCGTCTCGCCCGTCGTCGTCCGCTCGACGATCGGGATGGGGTTCAGCGTGTTGTTGGCAGCAAGCCTGAGCTTCGTCGGCCTGGGCGCCCAGCCGCCGACGCCGGAGTGGGGCGCGATGATCAACGAGGGCCGGAACGAGCTCGTCACGGGCGTGTGGTGGGTCTCCACGTTTCCCGGTCTCGCGATCATGTCCGTCGTCCTCGGCTTCAACCTGCTCGGCGACGGAATCCGGGACATCCTGGATCCCCGGGGCGCGACGCGGATCTAGGAGAATCGCCGGGCGCTTCGGGGCCCATCACGCGCTGGTCCACAGCGTGACTGCGGGGTCCAACGAACGCGGTGTGCGTTACTGTCTGGCTGCGCAGGGCTGAAGCCATGTCAAGATGAGATCCGCCGGCCCGGGCGTCAACGAGGTGCGCGGCACCATCGAGCGAACCTAGCACGCCCATTGACGTCCCGTGTAGTCGCCGGGGCCGTGCGGAGTGTGGCACGTCACGCAGCTCTGGCCTAGATCGTAGCACGCTATAGGCTAGGTCCCGTCAGGCGAACAGGGGCGTGCGCGGCCGACAAAGAGAGCGGGGCACCCCGGCGGGACCGGGGTGCCCCGTATCGCGATGCTCCGCAGATGAGGTCTAGCGGGAGGCCGCCGTGATCGCCTCCCGCAGCACCGTCACGATGCGGTCCAACGTCTCCACCGGGGTCATGAGCGGCGGCGCCAGGCAGATCGTGTCCCCGATCGCGGGGTCCGCAGAGCCGGCGCGGAGGCGGGGCAGCAGCCCGCGGGACATCGACTCGCGCACCACCTTCGGTCCCAGACCAAGCGCAGGTTTCTTCGTGGCCTTGTCCTCGACCAGTTCCACCCCGCACATCATCCCGAGGCCGCGCACGTCGCCGACCGCAGGCAAGTCCCGCAGGGTTTCCAGTCCCGAGAGCAGCCGCCGTCCCATCTCGCCGGCCCGCTCGACCAGGCCTTCGCGCTCGATGATCTCGACGTTTCTGAGACCGACCGCGCAGCACACCGGGTGCCCCGAGTAGGTCGCCGCGTGCATGTACTTCCGGTCCGGCGGCGCTTCCTGGATGGCCGCGTGCACGCGCTCGGAGACCAAGATCCCCCCGAGCGGCAGGTACGCGCTCGTGACGCCCTTGGCAAACGAGACCAAGTCGGGCTCCACTCCCCAGTGCCCCATCGCAAACCACCGCCCGGTCCGACCGAACCCGGTAATGACCTCGTCTGTGATCAGCAGCACCTCGTGCTTGTTGCAGATCTCCCGCACGCGGGGCCAGTACGTCGGCGG
The nucleotide sequence above comes from bacterium. Encoded proteins:
- a CDS encoding ABC transporter permease gives rise to the protein MADVAAHPAVAIGSQWRMAGRRLRRNGLSLVGLVILLLWTVIGTAAPLVAPHDPVAVDVADRLQPPSRAHLLGTDFYGRDVLSRIVYGARYDLAIAIVAVGVAAGVGTPFGVVAGYYGAHVDDAIMRVCDVLLAFPSLVLALALGAALGPGLWKAVLAVAITSIAGYARLARGSTLVGREETYVEAARAQGASDVRILWRYVFPNIVSPVVVRSTIGMGFSVLLAASLSFVGLGAQPPTPEWGAMINEGRNELVTGVWWVSTFPGLAIMSVVLGFNLLGDGIRDILDPRGATRI